One genomic segment of Alosa sapidissima isolate fAloSap1 chromosome 13, fAloSap1.pri, whole genome shotgun sequence includes these proteins:
- the scarb2c gene encoding lysosome membrane protein 2c, with amino-acid sequence MLKSCCVYSTGVLCILFLIAGISLALSQVFQNIVYNRIKSEVVLKNGTDAFAAWENPPPPVYMQFYFFNLTNPIEVLAGDKPAVVELGPYTYREYRPMSNVTFLENGTKVEAINPKTYVFEANMSSGSEEDLIRTVNIPAMTVMEKMKDSPFSGTLISKYMTGEEIGLFTSVSVGDLLWGYEDKLLEMVKTFEPSLDTKFGLFYKMNGTDDGDYVFYTGSQNYEDFARVALWKGQSSLNWWTSDECNMINGTNGASFHPIVNQSETLYMFSSDLCRSMYAVFEKDVWVKYLPALRFVPPSEVFANLTINPANAGFCVPEGNCLGSGLLNVSSCKQGAPIIMSSPHFYQADEKFVEDVIGMKPKKEHHETTIDINPLTGIVLRAAKRLQVNVLVEKIQVFQSQTGDVRTLVFPVMYLNESVVIDDDSAKKLLAVVAEGNVVINIPFIIIGLGVLLGVVFMALMCRQRTPESSPAERQPLLKP; translated from the exons ATGTTGAAGTCCTGTTGTGTATACAGCACGGGAGTGCTTTGCATACTTTTTTTAATTGCGGGGATATCCTTGGCGTTGTCGCAGGTCTTTCAAAACATCGTGTACAATAGAATCAAATCG GAGGTGGTGTTGAAGAATGGCACAGATGCATTTGCAGCCTGGGAGAATCCGCCCCCACCGGTTTACATGCAGTTTTATTTCTTTAATTTGACCAATCCCATAGAGGTTTTGGCTGGGGATAAACCTGCTGTAGTCGAACTGGGACCTTATACCTATAG GGAATACCGCCCCATGTCAAATGTAACTTTCTTGGAGAATGGCACCAAAGTTGAAGCAATCAATCCTAAGACTTATGTGTTTGAGGCCAACATGTCGAGTGGATCAGAAGAGGATCTCATCCGAACCGTCAATATCCCAGCAATG ACAGTGATGGAGAAGATGAAGGACAGCCCTTTTAGTGGAACTCTGATCTCAAAGTACATGACAGGGGAGGAGATCGGCCTTTTCACCTCCGTCTCGGTGGGGGATCTGCTGTGGGGTTACGAAGACAAACTGCTAGAGATGGTAAAAACATTCGAGCCATCCCTcgataccaagtttggactctTTTACAAG ATGAATGGGACAGATGATGGTGACTACGTGTTCTACACTGGATCTCAGAATTACGAAGATTTCGCCAGGGTGGCTTTGTGGAAAGGCCAAAG CTCTCTGAACTGGTGGACCTCTGATGAATGTAATATGATCAATGGAACCAATGGAGCCTCCTTTCACCCTATTGTCAACCAGAGCGAGACCCTGTACATGTTCTCTTCAGACCTCTGCAG GTCCATGTATGCTGTCTTTGAGAAGGATGTGTGGGTGAAGTACCTACCAGCCCTCCGGTTTGTGCCACCAAGCGAGGTCTTTGCCAATTTGACCATCAATCCAGCCAATGCAGGTTTCTGCGTCCCTGAAGGGAACTGCCTCGGGTCTGGTCTCCTCAACGTCAGTTCCTGCAAGCAGG GCGCCCCAATCATCATGTCCTCGCCACATTTCTATCAGGCTGATGAGAAGTTTGTGGAGGATGTCATCGGGATGAAACCCAAGAAGGAGCACCATGAGACCACCATTGACATAAACCCG CTCACAGGTATTGTGCTGCGTGCTGCCAAGAGGCTGCAGGTGAACGTGCTCGTCGAGAAGATCCAAGTCTTCCA AAGTCAGACGGGTGATGTCAGGACCTTGGTGTTCCCTGTGATGTATCTCAATGAA aGCGTTGTCATTGATGACGACTCGGCTAAGAAGCTCTTGGCCGTGGTGGCCGAGGGCAACGTGGTGATCAACATCCCCTTCATTATCATCGGCCTGGGCGTCCTCTTGGGTGTGGTCTTCATGGCGCTCATGTGCAGACAGAGAACTCCAGAG AGCTCCCCTGCTGAGCGCCAGCCCCTGCTGAAGCCCTAG
- the stbd1 gene encoding uncharacterized protein stbd1 gives MAVKKSKSVALDSHNLNPLFSMMKGYGPLMALGIIAVLSVCAAFFIYRSTRVQSERNGEKSVTETEEEEETNTIPKKRRMENKHVKFESTGIMDNAQISSRLHSKDQDEGNEASNTYQSSERCGKAQGYRQESVTDHTSVHNGSCASPTSCDGFLDQPEVEAELMDDAAEQRGMQVGSDEDLFVGQDNQQGFITEGQMHATVSESWEDLSGCFEKVCYKMSDLHEKNMSDNSPAQNSSCVVDSAYEDGESETEKSCGAQSCSSSNDFAYYQQSGQDSPTEHLVKDDLLEDKREIEELTWGMQAVDVTSKGLVDMTVHHREQEMPLHRYTHDYLSFSPVGATRLIGESPVTKTADVCPVVQTQTPSARGDVPVEDKTEINIMEATMDNNEWLTGNESRSDCPWLSVSDGGESSSMAEESQQDVEWDTEKSEASEELSAVYTSSDDDDPAMKRVATVPPMLQTVSVTFSVHYITDAPNQLLAVTGELLELGGWQDFVLLQRGKNGFWANTITLPVESQVEWKFVLVEDDKICRWEECSNRHLVLTGHEDDLHVQGWWGCL, from the exons ATGGCCGTGAAGAAAAGTAAAAGCGTCGCTCTGGATAGCCATAATCTGAATCCACTCTTTTCAATGATGAAGGGTTACGGTCCGCTAATGGCCCTCGGAATAATTGcagtgctgtctgtctgtgcagcaTTCTTCATTTACCGATCTACACGGGTTCAAAGTGAAAGAAACGGCGAGAAATCAGTGACTGAgactgaggaggaagaggagactaATACAATTCCGAAGAAGAGGAGAATGGAAAATAAGCACGTTAAGTTCGAGTCAACAG gGATTATGGATAATGCTCAGATCTCATCTAGACTTCACAGCAAGGACCAGGACGAAGGCAATGAAGCCTCAAACACATACCAGTCATCAGAGCGTTGTGGGAAAGCACAGGGATATCGCCAAGAGTCTGTCACTGACCACACCTCAGTTCACAATGGGTCCTGTGCCTCTCCGACCAGCTGCGATGGTTTCCTTGACCAGCCTGAAGTGGAGGCTGAATTGATGGATGATGCTGCAGAGCAGAGAGGAATGCAAGTAGGATCTGATGAGGACTTGTTTGTTGGCCAGGATAATCAGCAGGGCTTTATAACAGAAGGTCAAATGCATGCTACTGTCAGTGAATCATGGGAAGATTTGTCAGGATGTTTTGAGAAGGTCTGCTACAAAATGAGTGATTTGCACGAGAAGAACATGAGTGATAATTCACCTGCTCAGAATAGTTCCTGTGTAGTTGACAGTGCTTATGAGGATGGAGAATCAGAAACAGAGAAGAGTTGTGGGGCTCAGAGTTGCAGCTCTTCAAATGATTTTGCATATTACCAGCAAAGTGGTCAAGACAGTCCCACTGAGCATTTAGTGAAGGATGACCTTTTGGAAGACAAAAGAGAAATTGAAGAGCTGACATGGGGAATGCAAGCAGTAGATGTAACCAGCAAGGGCCTAGTGGACATGACCGTCCACCACCGTGAGCAGGAAATGCCACTTCACCGTTACACTCATGACTACCTGAGCTTTTCCCCTGTGGGTGCCACTAGGCTGATTGGAGAGTCCCCGGTGACCAAGACTGCTGATGTGTGCCCTGTGGTGCAGACCCAGACTCCGAGTGCCAGAGGGGACGTTCCAGTGGAGGACAAGACGGAGATCAACATCATGGAGGCCACCATGGACAACAACGAGTGGCTGACCGGAAACGAGAGCCGCAGTGACTGCCCTTGGCTGAGTGTGAGCGATGGTGGCGAAAGCTCCTCTATGGCTGAGGAATCTCAACAGGACGTCGAGTGGGACACCGAGAAATCGGAGGCCTCTGAGGAGCTCTCAGCCGTGTACACCTCCTCCGATGATGACGACCCTGCAATGAAGCGAGTTGCGACTGTTCCACCCATGCTTCAGACGGTGAGCGTCACGTTCTCTGTCCACTACATCACTGATGCACCTAACCAGCTTCTTGCAGTCACTGGGGAGCTGCTGGAGCTTGGCGGCTGGCAGGACTTTGTTCTGCTTCAGAGAGGCAAGAACGGGTTCTGGGCCAACACGATCACCCTCCCAGTGGAGAGCCAGGTCGAGTGGAAATTTGTGCTGGTTGAGGATGACAAGATCTGTCGCTGGGAAGAGTGCAGTAACCGCCACTTAGTGCTCACGGGCCACGAAGATGATCTCCATGTGCAAGGATGGTGGGGTTGCCTCTGA